A segment of the Conexibacter woesei Iso977N genome:
GGCGAGTTCATGGACCCGGTCCGCTCGCTCGCCGACGGCGACGTCGTCGAGACCGAGGTCGAGCGGATCGGCGCGCTGCGCAACCCGGTCGCCGAGCTGCGCTGACGCGCGCGGGGCTACTCCCGCAAGGCCGGCGTGGCCGCGGCGACGGCCGGCGGGTGCCCGTCGCCGGCGGTCGTCGTCCGGGCCTCGGCGTCGGAGATCGCGCGGGCCGCGACGATCAGCGTGAGGTGGCTGAAGGCCTGGGGGAAGTTGCCGACCTGGCGGCCGCGGGCGACGTCGTACTCCTCGGCCAGCAGGCCGAGGTCGTTGGCCAGCCCGGCGAGGCGCTCGAACAGCGCGCGCGCCTCGGCGACCCGGTCGTTGTGCGCCAGCGCGGCGGCCAGCCAGAACGAGCAGGCCAGGAACTGGCCCTCGTCGCCGTCGAGGCCGTCGTCGGTCTGCGCGGTCGAGTAGCGCGAGACGAACCCGTCGCGGCCCAGCTCGTCGCGCACCGCGTCGATCGTCGCGGTCACGCGCGGGTCGTCGCCGGGCAGGAAGCCGACGAGCGGGATGTTGAGGATGCTGGCGTCGAGCGCTCGCGATCCGTAGTACTGGGTGAACGTACGGCGGTCAGGATCCCAGCCCTTGTCGCAGACCTCCTGGTGGATCTCGTCGCGCGTCGCGCGCCAGCGCTCCAGCGGCGCCTCGAGCCCGAAGCGCTCGGCGAGGCTCACGGCGCGGTCGAAGACGACCCAGGCCATGACCTTGGAGTACGTGTAGTGACGGCGCGGGCCGCGGCTCTCCCAGATCCCGTCGTCGGGCTGCTGCCAGACGCCGGCGACGTGCTCGACGATCGCGCACCAGCGCGGCCACAGGTCGCGCTCGATCTCCCCGGTGAGGTCGATGCCGATGGCCGCGACCGCGAACGCCTCGCCGAAGACGTCGAGCTGGAACTGCTCGGAGGCCGCGTTCCCGATCCGCACCGGCTGCGAGCCCTCGTAGCCGGGCAGCTCGGGCAGCTCGAACTCGGTCAGGCGCCGCTCGCCGCGGATCCCGTACATGATCTGGATCTTGGCCGGGTCGCCGGTCCCGACGCGCAGCAGGAAGTCGCGGAAGCCCGCGGCCTCGTCGGTGTAGCCGGCGTCCAGCAACGCCTCGAGGACGAGCACCGAGTCGCGCAGCCAGCAGTAGCGGTAGTCCCAGTTGCGGCTGCCGCCGAGGTCTTCGGGCAGCGAGGTCGTGGGCGCCGCGACCAGCGCACCGGTGGCCTCCAAGGTCATGGCCTTGAGGACGACGAGCGAGCGCAGCACCTCGTCGCGGTAGGCGCCCTCGTAGGTGCAGCGACCGGTCCACGCGCGCCACCAGGCGATCGTGCGCGCCAGCGCGGAGTCGGCGTCCTCGATCACCGGCGCCCGCTCGTAGGAGCGGTGCCAGGTGAGGACCGCGCGATGGCGCTCCTGCGCCGAGACGACCAGCTCGGCGTGCGCGCCGCCGACGTCGAGCTCGAGCGGCAGCGTGGTGCTCAGGCGGAAGCCGTCGGGGCCGGCGAGCGCGGTGAGGCCGTCGGGCGCCGCCTCGACCCACGGGACGATCGTGGCGTAGTCGGGCCGCAGCGCGAAGTCCATCCGCACGGGCACCTCGCCGCGCAGGCCCTCGACGATCCGCATCAGCTGCGACGCCAGCGCGCCGTCGCCGCGCGGGGGCAGGAAGTCGGTGATGCGGATCGCGCCGTCGGCGGTCTCCATGTCGGTCTCCAGGACCAGCGTGCCCTCGACGTAGCGGCGCGTGGTCGTGTGGACGTCGCCGACCGGCGCGATGCGCCAGGTGCCGTGCGAGGCGTCGCCGAGCAGCGCCGCGAAGCACGAGGCCGAGTCGAAGTGGGGCAGGCACAGCCAGTCGACCGACCCGTCGCGGCCGACGAGGGCGGCGGTCTGGCAGTCGCCCAGCACGGCGTAGTCTTCGATGCGCATGGCGCGACGGTAGGTGCGCCGGCAACGACGCGCATCCCCCGGAGCGGGTGACGACAGGGGACGCGGCGCGTTGACGGTTCGGCCCGGCGCCGGTACGTTCGCGGGCGTGCGCCGGCTCTCCGTTGTGGTCCTCGCCGTCGGCGCGCTGCTCGTCGCTGCCGCTCCGGCCGGCGCGTTCGTGATCCAGGACGTCAGCGGGCCGCAGTCGGCGACGAACGGCATCGCGCTCGGGCCGGACGGGAACTTCTGGGTCGCCGAGGAGTTCGCGGGCTCGGTCGTGCGGATCGCGCCGAGCGGCGCGGTCGTCCAGCGCTACGTGGTCGGCGACCAACCCCATGCGGTTGCGACCGGACCGGGCGACCGCGTCTGGGTCGCGGTCAACGGCGCCGCCAAGCTGGTCTGGTTCGACGCGAGGTCGGCGGCCCCGACGGCGCACCCGGTCACGCTCCCCGCGGGCTGCGCGCCGGACGGGCTGGCGGCGGCGAACGGGCGGATGTACTTCGGCTGCGGGTCGGGCAGGAGGGTCGGCTACGTGGCCGACGACGGGACCGGCGCGGTGACCACGGCGGCGGTCGGCGGCACCGTGTTCGACCTCGAGGCCGTCGGCGGCAAGCTCTACGCGCCCGACTACGACGGCGACGTCGTGCGGCGGCTGTCCAAGGACCTGGCCGTGGAGTCCACGATCGCCACGGCCACCCCCGGCGCGGGACCGGACGGCATCGCCTCCGACGGCGCCGGGAACCTCTGGGTGACCGAGAACATCGTGGGCAGGCTCGCCCGGTTCCCGGCCGCGCAGTCCGGCGGCGTGGCGGCCGAGATCACGCCCACGGGCGGGGCGTTCTCGGACCCGATCGGGATCGTCGCGGGCGCCGACGGCCGCATCTACGTCGCGGCGAAGGGCAGCCACGGCGTCGTGCGGCTCAACGCCGACGGCACGAACGCCAGGTTCTACGGCGTCGCGGACAACGGCGAGCCCTTCGACATCGTCAAGGGCCCCGACGACGACCTCTGGTTCACCGACAACAACAGGTCGCGGATCGCGCGCCTGGTCGACGGCGCGCCGCGCACGACGACCGGGACCGCCGCGGCCACCGGGACGGCGACGGCCGCCGTCGGCGCCGTCGCCGACCCGCGCGGCAACGAGACCACGGTCGTCTTCGACTACGGCCCGAGCACCGCCTACGGGCAGACCTCGGCGCCGGTCACCGTGCCCGCCGGCATCGGGCCCGTGCCGGTCGCGACCGCGCTCGCGGGCCTGGCCGCGGGGACGACCTACCACGTGCGGGCGCGCGCGATCAACGGCGAGGGCGGGACGGCCGGCGCCGACGCGACCTTCACCACCGCGCTGCTGCCCGCTCCGGCGCCGCCCGGGCCGATCGTCGCGAGGCCCGCGCCGAGGGCGCCGAGGATCGCGCGCGTGACCGCCAGGACGACGTTCCACGTCCGCACGAGCGCCAGGACGCACCGGACGGTCGTGACCAGCGTCGTCATCAGCGGCCTGAGGGGGACCGAGAGGGCGACGCTGACCTGCACGGGGAGGCGCTGTCCGTTCAGGACCGCCAAGCACTTCACGCTCACGAGGAAGACGCTCAGGAAGGGCGCGCGCAGCTTCGGCCGCGACGTCTTCAGGAACCGCAACCTGGCGGGCACGACGACGATCTCCGTCCAGGTCACGGCGCCGGGCGCGATCGGGACCTCGACGGTGCTCCAGATCCGCCCGCACAAGCGGTTCAGGATCGTGAGTCGCTGCGTCCAGCCGGGCGCCAGGAAGACCAGCGTCTGCCCGGCCTGAACGGCGCTATGCTGGAGGTGAGAGACCACGAGTGGTGGTCTTCCGGACGAGAGCGCGCGCTGTACCCGGCCTGACGACGGCGCGCATCGGAGGTTGGTCATGGACCAGATCGTCCAGGTGCTCGGATCGCTCTTGATCCTCGTCGCGTTCGTCGCCGCCCAACGCGGCAGGCTGTCGGCGTCCTCGCCCGTCTACCTCGCGCTGAACTTCACCGGTTCGCTCGTGCTCGCGGTGCTCGCCGCGCAGGAGCGCCAGGCGGGGTTCCTGCTGCTGGAGGGCTGCTGGGCGATCGTGTCGGCCGCGGGGCTGCTGCGCGCCGCCCGCGGCCGGCCGGCACGCGTCAGCGCCTGACCCTGAAGGCCTTGGTCTTCGCGGCGCCCCGCACGCCGGCCCTGGTCCTGGCGGTCGCGACGAGGCGGTAGGAGCCGGGCTTCAAGGCCTTGCGGTTGAGCTTGCCGTTCCACCTGGCCGTGTTCCTGCCCGCCCTGTCGGCGTTGTCCACCAACGTGGCATCGCTCCGCGAGCGCCCGCGCCGCCGGTCTCAGGCGAGGCTTGGCCGGCGCTGCCTAGCTGCCGCTGTAGGGCAGGTTCGCGATGTTGGCGGGCACCGGCACGCCGGCCTTGTTCATGATCTCGATCGCCGCCCGCTGGCCGCTCTCGACGCCGCCGTTGAGATACGCGCGGCTGTAGGTGGAGGTGTGCTCCCCGGCGAAGTGGATCGCGCCCTCGGCGCGGTAGTTGAAGCCCTCGTTGGCCGTGTACTGGCCGATGCCGTACGCGGAGTACGAGCCACGCACCCACGGGTCGTTGACCCACGCGTCGATCCACGCCTCGCCCGTGAAGTGCGCCCCGGTGCCCGGGACCGTCGCGTCGAGGTGGGACACCGCGTTGGCGACGAACGCGCCCGAGGCGCCGGCGTGCGCCGGCCGGCCCGCCCACGCCGGCGCGCCCTGGCCTCCGTAGAACATGGTGGTGATGCTTCCGTTGCCCGGCTGCCGCCGGGTGCTGTCCCACGTGTGGCGGGCGGCGCCGTAGTCGAGGCTGAAGCCCGTCCACTGGCCGAGGGCGTACGTGTGGGCCTGCGGCCGGTCGTCGTAGCGCAGCAGCAGCTTGCCGTTGGTCCCCATGCTGAGCTGCTGGATCACGCTCATGCGGTGCGGGCTGAGCCCCGCGCAGGACAGGTCGACGTCGCGCAGGGTCGAGTACGGCAGCGCCAGGACGACGCGGTCGGCGAGGACCGTCGCGCCGATGCCGCCGAAGCGCAGCTCGTAGCGGCCGTCGTTGCGGCGGCTGAGCCGCTGCAGCGGGGCGTTCATGTGCAGCGCGCCCCTGGGCAGGGCGGCGGCCGCGAGCGTCGGCACCTGGTCGTTGCCGCCGCGGATGTGGTACCGCTCGTCGGCGTCGTCGGGCCCGAGCAGGTCCATCCAGTTGATCGCGGAGGAGCCGCTCATCGGCAGCCCGATGCCCGAGCCGGCGATGCGCTCGAGCAGCTTGCCGAACGGGCTGCCGGTCGTTCCCGGAAGGCGCTGGTCGAGCCAGTCGGTCATCGACAGCTGGTCGAGCTGCCTGGCCGCGGGCGTCGCGGTCCCGTAGCTGTAGGCGGTCGGGTCGATCGCCCCGTTGCTGACGGCGCCGATGGCGCGCGCCTGCTTGATGATCGCCCTGGTGAGCCGGTCGAAGTCCGGGTCCCACGCGTCCTCGGGGTACCACGTGCCGCCGATGTAGGCCGGCCAGCCGGGCGGGTTGCCCTGGGCGTCGAAGAAGTCCTCGAGGGTGAGCCCGAGCTCCTGGGCGAGCTTGATCAGATGCACGTGCCGCGTGTCGACGAACTCGCCGCCGTGCTCGGCCGTCTGCCCGCCGCTGAACCCGCGCGCGGTGAAGCAGCGACCGCCGACGCGGTCGCTCGCCTCGTACAGGTTCACGGGGATGCCGACCTGCGCCAGGCGGTAGGCCGCGGTGACGCCGGCCAGGCCCGCGCCGACCACCACGACGTTGGGCCGGTTGCCGGCGGCACGGGCCGCCGTGGTGCCACGCGTCATCTGCGCCGCGAGCAGCGACGCGCCGAGCGCGCCCCCGGTGCGCAGCAGCTGGCGGCGCGACAGGCCCCCGGCGCGCTCGTCGCCCGCGCCGTGCGGCGCTGCGGTCCCGGCGGTCTCGGGCTCTGCGGCGGCGCGCCTGGCGGTGCCCTCGGGGTCCAACTCCTCGCGGGCCGCGGCGCGGACGGCGGGCGGCAGGGCCTTGCCCAAACCAACGCTCATGCGTGTCTCTCCTGCTGTGTGACGACGTGGTCCTCCATCGTCGCCATGTCCCAGGCCTTCGCGCTTGGGACTTTCGTCGAACACCGCCGACCGCCTTGCCGAACTTCGGCACGGTCGTTCGTCTTGCCTGCGGATGGGGTGGGAGCCTCATCACAATGCGATGCGGAACGGTCCGGGACCGCCCATGAGCGGGCCGCTCAGCGCATGGCCGCGTCGCCGGCGGCGAGCGCGTGGAGGCGCAGGGCCAGCGCGAGCTCGTCGCGCCGCTCGGCGATCGGGACGCCCAGGACACGCTCTTCGATCCGGCGCAGGCGATAGCCGACGGTGCGGTCGTTGACGCCGAGCCGCGCCGCCGCGGCCAGCGCGTTCTGGCCGGCGGCGAAGTAGGTCGACAGCGTCGTGCGCAGCACCGCCGTGCGCGGGTCGTCATCCGCGAGCGGGCCCAGCCAGTGCGCGACGAAGTCGGTCGCCGCCGTCGGGTCTGCCGTGGCCAGCGCCACGAGCGCGACGTCGCGGTAGCAGGTGAGCGAGCCGAGCGGCCGGCGCACGCCGACGCGGTAGGCGCCGTGCGCCTGGCGATGCGTGACGCGGAAGCCCTCGGGTCCCTCGGCCGGCTCGCCGACGGCGCACGAGGTCCCGGCCGGCAGCACGAGCGACGGCTCGCACGGCCCGGCCGGCACGGCCAGCCACGCGCGTGCGCAGTCGCCGTCGGCGACGAGCAGGCACTCGCGCGCGCCGAGGTCGGCGGCCAGCGTCTGGATCGCCAGGCCGGGCGCGGCGCCCCAGGCGATCGCGCCCACGTGCCGCGCGCGGAGGTCGTAGCCGAGGTCGGCGGTGTCGACCGGTAGGCCCTCGAGCAGCTCGCCGATCAGCAGCTCCTTGCGGCGGTCGCGATCCTCGACCAACGCGTTGCGCGCGTGTGCGTGGGCCGCGCGCAGCAGCGGCAGCGCGCTACCGGCATGCGCGAACAGGAAGCGCGACGCGGTCTTCATGAGGTCGGCACGCGCCGC
Coding sequences within it:
- a CDS encoding glycoside hydrolase family 15 protein, with the protein product MRIEDYAVLGDCQTAALVGRDGSVDWLCLPHFDSASCFAALLGDASHGTWRIAPVGDVHTTTRRYVEGTLVLETDMETADGAIRITDFLPPRGDGALASQLMRIVEGLRGEVPVRMDFALRPDYATIVPWVEAAPDGLTALAGPDGFRLSTTLPLELDVGGAHAELVVSAQERHRAVLTWHRSYERAPVIEDADSALARTIAWWRAWTGRCTYEGAYRDEVLRSLVVLKAMTLEATGALVAAPTTSLPEDLGGSRNWDYRYCWLRDSVLVLEALLDAGYTDEAAGFRDFLLRVGTGDPAKIQIMYGIRGERRLTEFELPELPGYEGSQPVRIGNAASEQFQLDVFGEAFAVAAIGIDLTGEIERDLWPRWCAIVEHVAGVWQQPDDGIWESRGPRRHYTYSKVMAWVVFDRAVSLAERFGLEAPLERWRATRDEIHQEVCDKGWDPDRRTFTQYYGSRALDASILNIPLVGFLPGDDPRVTATIDAVRDELGRDGFVSRYSTAQTDDGLDGDEGQFLACSFWLAAALAHNDRVAEARALFERLAGLANDLGLLAEEYDVARGRQVGNFPQAFSHLTLIVAARAISDAEARTTTAGDGHPPAVAAATPALRE
- a CDS encoding CBU_0592 family membrane protein, which produces MDQIVQVLGSLLILVAFVAAQRGRLSASSPVYLALNFTGSLVLAVLAAQERQAGFLLLEGCWAIVSAAGLLRAARGRPARVSA
- a CDS encoding flavin monoamine oxidase family protein codes for the protein MSVGLGKALPPAVRAAAREELDPEGTARRAAAEPETAGTAAPHGAGDERAGGLSRRQLLRTGGALGASLLAAQMTRGTTAARAAGNRPNVVVVGAGLAGVTAAYRLAQVGIPVNLYEASDRVGGRCFTARGFSGGQTAEHGGEFVDTRHVHLIKLAQELGLTLEDFFDAQGNPPGWPAYIGGTWYPEDAWDPDFDRLTRAIIKQARAIGAVSNGAIDPTAYSYGTATPAARQLDQLSMTDWLDQRLPGTTGSPFGKLLERIAGSGIGLPMSGSSAINWMDLLGPDDADERYHIRGGNDQVPTLAAAALPRGALHMNAPLQRLSRRNDGRYELRFGGIGATVLADRVVLALPYSTLRDVDLSCAGLSPHRMSVIQQLSMGTNGKLLLRYDDRPQAHTYALGQWTGFSLDYGAARHTWDSTRRQPGNGSITTMFYGGQGAPAWAGRPAHAGASGAFVANAVSHLDATVPGTGAHFTGEAWIDAWVNDPWVRGSYSAYGIGQYTANEGFNYRAEGAIHFAGEHTSTYSRAYLNGGVESGQRAAIEIMNKAGVPVPANIANLPYSGS
- a CDS encoding helix-turn-helix domain-containing protein, with the protein product MTNQQHLAALSSELEARLDEICAQVDALTRRELPTLWDRRDAGLEHALARGVCDHVAGAVRELGRGRAPLAELSAEARREAETAARARVPVEDLLATRRLAHAALWEACVEEISASELTGAARADLMKTASRFLFAHAGSALPLLRAAHAHARNALVEDRDRRKELLIGELLEGLPVDTADLGYDLRARHVGAIAWGAAPGLAIQTLAADLGARECLLVADGDCARAWLAVPAGPCEPSLVLPAGTSCAVGEPAEGPEGFRVTHRQAHGAYRVGVRRPLGSLTCYRDVALVALATADPTAATDFVAHWLGPLADDDPRTAVLRTTLSTYFAAGQNALAAAARLGVNDRTVGYRLRRIEERVLGVPIAERRDELALALRLHALAAGDAAMR